tgtgtcAATCATCTTTTTAAGGGTTGTGAAGGTGTCACTGGAGCAAATAATGGGGCTGACTCTGGAGAATGTGGATCGTGGCCAATGGTCCTTTGAGCAATACAGTAGAGGAGTGGAGGTGCTGCCTCAAACACCACTAGACGTTCCAACTGAAAAATGCCGctcaccccccgcccccaccgCTCCCCCTCTACCCCTCTTCTGCTTAGCATATCAAGTGGAACACAGTGTGTACTGTGAAGCCGAACCTGCTATCCTTATCAGAATGTcagaaaatatacaaatatatatattaaactatacattttttataatcTCACGTGGTGTCATTCTTTTGTGTCGACTCGAGAATGTGCCCTTCTTCACGCTGTGGGTATATTGctgatgaattatttttattcaatatctCCACTGCGTTAAATGGCTGACACGAGAAATTTCATTTAACGCAGTGCACACAGATAACATTATGCTTGAGgacaattactttttttttttactccccaTACTGGGAGATGTTTCTTTCCCATGTCTCCAGAGATAATGCTGCAACAATAGAACTAGTTTTCATAGTTTACACCCGTTAATCAAACAAGTCACGGCTTGTTATGTATACGATTTTTGGAATGCGTGAGCCGCTGCAGAAATATGGATAGTGAATTCCACCATTTCAAtaggctgtagcttgaaaacagTGAGAGACGAAGGCTTACTGTAGATGAGAAACATCTTCAGTGAGACCCAAAGTTTGGATGGGAGTAAAATCACTGTCCAGTTTGTATATTATGACGTCACCATGCGGCGGTTATAGTGAATTGCATCTTTTTATTTGATCCTCtgacgatgtttttttttttttttttttttttttttactattccCACGACCTCCATAAAGGTATTTTGACCACCCTTTTGACCTCACTATGCGCTGCATTTGGACTGTCGCTGTGCACAGAAGCAGCCGTCACTATCTGTACAGTCTTCATCAGTGTTGATATTCCTTGTCTGAGTCTCAGTGAAATGTTGAATACTACACCTGGGGAGCAGTTTGAATCTCTGCTAACTCCAAACTTTGATAGAAACACGTCCTCAAATGTTGCTCCGGTGTCCTCCATCTGCCTGCGTAAAGTAGTTACTATACTACAtatattactatatatatatatatatatttttttttttttatctagttcaattttatttatttttttttttttctgtgatgctcttcctgactgcatgtcctttctagtgctgctgctggaaatataaatttcctggagggagtcatcccaaagggatcaataaagtctagtctaagtctaatgcatgaatgctgaatgagggagtgtggttgagtgtgtgtgagaatttcaagttgcaggtggagtccaaagaCGAGAGTGCACCACAGAGGAGGAACAAACATTGAAACTTGTtagagggtccaaggtcagacggaggaggctgggaagTACCATGCTgggaaggagctggtcctgataagcaACACCTGGGTCCGGAACCGGGGCGCATGCCTTGtggtcgttgccatggttacgcgggagccagcgaccaggaCTGGTGTCAACAGCTGAGGACCAATCAGatgaggacggagcccacgtggagaaacttttgtgtaggtacgggtcaagacctcagatagttttttgtcgctctactggacttctgctaaggctaagtcaggcgcaTTAGACTCCTCTGacagggaatacatttcttggatataacttgttggactcttggtagtcattctcacaagTAAACAAACACGCAGAGGCACacaggaggtgtatttccaataCACCCAAGCAAACATTATCATCACAGTGTGTGCACAATACTACAAGCTATCTTAAAACTGCTTTTACCACGATATTTTATTTTCGCCAATAATACggaaatgttcattttaaaaggCTGTATTTCCTGATCCGGTCAACCCCCTTTTCCccttcattttcaaattcaaatcatgTCTCTTAGCAAGCCACACCCAGGGTTGCAGTAAGGGGCAGTGAATCACAAACAGGGATCATGAGGACGATTATTATTTATGCTGTGAcaacccttttttttcccttcctcaTCTGTAACCTGCATGACTGGATGAGCAGGATGGCTGTCGGCCTTCGACGCAGGGAAACTAGGAGTGTACGAGTCTGTCAAGGTGGTGACAACCCTGACTGATGAAGAGGCTTCCCCACTCCTTGGAGCTTTGGCCCTTACACTGCGACCAAGTTAAGATGACTTATTGGGGAGCTGCTGACATAACAGTGACGTACAAGTAGTGAGTAATTCGACGCCTTTGTTTCGCAGCGTATCTCCTTGCAGCAGTCGGCTCATCTCCACCTGCAAATCTATCTCCTTCACATGCATTAATTATTGCAGGACATTACCTGATGAGTTTGTTTATATAAGTCGACTTTCCCCCTCAAATAATACTCTCAATTCACGTCCCAAAAAAATGCAACCGCTCCCTTTGTCTCTGGAGAAAAGAAGCATGATGTTGTAAGAAAACTTTTACAATCCAGACAGTTCCAGTCTGCTGCTTGGAAACACGTATCCAACAACACCGCTGCACAACAATGAACAGCGCATTTATTGCGTTTCTGAGGCTCAAAAAGTCGTTCCTGTGttacaaaacaaataataatctgGATTCCAAACTATGACAAGTATTTTCAAACACTTATGACATGACacattcaggaatgccaaacaaaagaGAGGTCGCCCTGGCTTTTCTAACCTTATAGGGACAGTTGCTAGGAGACAAAATTCAATGTTTGCTCTTTGCTCACGTGATGACCAGGGAAATCTGTGGAGGCAAGTgtggaaacaaaatcaaaaccatCAAATAATGTCACAATGATAATGCTCCTAAAAAATTGTTCTTTGGCAAGGCAGATGGAAGATGGAGGCTACGCCAGCAAAATCCAGGGTAGAGTTGCAGCCACCAGTGCGAGAATGGTGAAAGTCGACAGTAAAACTAGAAGACACCGAGCCGTTGTGCACAACCTGCGTCTTCTCCTGCGTGGAGGCTGCACCACAGTCTCCACCGCGCTGAGAGCATCATCTTCAGCCATGGGTCTCCCCTGGGAGCTGATGATGAAGATCTGAGATGCTTTGTGGCTCGGGCTGATTAACCTCTGCCGTCGGATGCGCTCGGACACCCCCCTTAAGCAGCGGGTCGCCAAGCTGGACGCATCGGAGGAAGGGACCTGCTGGCTCGGCGGCGGAGGGAGCGGAACCTCCAGCGTCTGTCCGTCACCCGTGCTCTTCTCCGCTGCCAGCGACACCAGCGCTTCCTTCTGCTtagtgatgaaggtgaggtgtcGACAGACGGGGCAGATGATCGTGTCCCTGATGTGGCCATCGTTGTTGACCAGAGTTTTGACCAGGCAGTCGTGGCAGAAGACGTGTCCGCAGCTCAGAGTCCGCTCGGCGCCGGATAATCCCTCGTAGCACACCGGGCACTCCCGAGCCTCCTCCGGGTCTCTGGAAAATGCCATAGAAGTCACAGAGAGCGACGCCGAGTCAAGTGGAAGGAGCAGCAGGGATCATGACTGTGGAGTgggtggaggtggagagagcAGTCCAACTGGGTCTGCCACCTCTGTCTTGCACTGATTGGGTCCCGGCTGAAGAGGACGAGCGGGTTCCAGCGTTTATGTACTGCCACACTGGAGGAAAGAAAACCTGAAAATTTGTGAGTCAACAATAACCGCCGGAATTACCCCGACGTTCTGCGGGCCATTTACAGTAAAACAATCCGCGTGCTTTTAGGTTCCGGTGATCCCCAACACAtgggaagattttttttttattgttttttttttttattggacgAGGAGGTAGTATTATAGTATTCACATTGTATCAAGCTATGGGGAAATACCTGGCCAGAGCTACCAGGAAAACACTTTAATCGCTGGTTACAAACAAAGGTGATGCCAAAAAgtacacacaacacaacttACCTGATTCATGAAATAAGTAACTAATGATTATGTTTAATTACAACTATAAAGACAGAGCCAACAATAATCTTTTATAAattgtattaatttatttttaaataaatttgtgcttaaaaagtgcatcTGATACTGAGCTTTTACATTGATCTAGAATTGCTAAATTCTCAGGATTATATGGTATacttatctcatatttatttattttgttggacAGCAGTCAGTCTTTATCTAGTTTGCTTATAATTCAAATAATACAGGTTTAGAAAATGGCATGATACTCTGGGAAATTCTAATGAttccattgcaaaaaaaaacacattttaatacatAATTTTGCAGTACTTATACCTCTCAAATTCGATGCATCATTACTTTAGATAGATCACCAAGtatggtgtttaaaaaaattgaaGTTCCTATGCATCTGTCTTTGTGTCTTAAATCTCCtcaaaaaatgcaaaatgtagTGTCATGTTTACTGTTGTGTAACTTGAACGTGATTTAGCTAAAGCAACTTTTGTTTCAGTTCAGCTGCAAATATGCATACGATTCAAACTAGAAAGGGAAAGCAGGGAAATAATCAATCTGTTATATTTGCAAAACAGATTCTGCATCCTCCCCTGTGGCGTTACTCAGAGGATCATGATTGTCGTGGCTCGCGGCGTGGAAAAAAGCAGCCgcaaatgagaaaaatgaaaaggcaTTCGAAGTCAGTCATTGAAAAAGTACTTTTTTGAACTTGTATTGTGCCAACAATATGACACAATGCGCTAACAATTCCCGAGAGAAATATGAAGGACGGGTCTATGAGGTGGTCATGctcaggtccccacaagtgccTTTATGACCCAAAGTCTTCAGGTGAGGGTTGGACTCACCCAGCACACACAAGGAAGATTACAAGTCCTGCTGGCCAAGGAACACCTTGGTATTTCCCCAGATAAGCAGGAGGAGCTTTCCTGGACACATGCACTTATGATGGAATGTACCATTCCCTTGGACCTGAATTTCAAGGTGCTTACCAGGTAAGCGTTTAGATGCCCACTGAGTATATGTGTGACGGGTCGGAGGTCAAAATGCTAAGTTGCCAATATTACTCATACAgatgatatttattttcattcttgcTGGGCAAAACATTTTATGTAAATTTAATCCAATAAATATTGATTAATAAAAACGTTCATGCAGTCAAGACAGTcactaataaaatattaaacgttgcattttgtttcacaggtatttcatttgttttacaaCGCTCCTgttattcagtttgtttttctgtggcgCGTTTCGGGTGACATTGCTTGGGACACGTAATGATGgtccactttgttttgttatggAAATCACACGCCATCACGCGGCGAAAACAGTAAACCCAATAAAGAGcgatttaaacacaaaaaaaaggtgCGGCAGTTTCTATCACGTTTAGGTCTATGGCGGACCCGCCCTGTACTGACGCAAGTTGCATGACGTCAGCACGTTCACGTCGGGATTTGACGTCGCTTCCGGGAGACGCGTTGGCAATTTCCTAAACACGGTAGTCAGTGGAGTCTTCAGCTCTGTCGTGGGAGAGTCCggctgtgtgactgtgtgtgtgagagggactCTCAGGTACCGGGACGGGAAAACCGACAAGCCTTCGGACATCTGTTTGACATGAGCAGGTATTCTCATGTTATTTCTTCAATTCAAATCAGTATTTTTCACTCGTACGGTTATGACTAATCGACCTCTGCGAGAAATGACGTCTCGCTGTCACGTCAGCTATATTCTTTAACTGTGTTTCTATTACGAAATTACACCAATTTGTATTTGATAGTGTCTGTTTTTCTCGTATTAGCAATATAGTTTGAATATAATAGCTAATAATGTTCAGCTAAAGCTGCTCTTATTTGACATATACCTGCTTCTAATGTTTTGCTAGCATATGTGTTCACTAGCCATGGCATCGTTTTGGTCCCTAAGACTCATGTGGTTAAAAACTGCAGAGTAAAAGAGGATGTGTGAGGAGATAATGTTACACAGGAAACATTTCAGCACATTCTCTGGTGTGTGACGTCTAAACTGGCTCTACCTTACGAAGGACTATCGTGTTTTAATCGCAAAGTTCATGGCCAGTTGACTGAGTTTATGAAATAGTTTAAGAGGTGAAGCAGTGTGGCATGTACCTATTGAACTGCTGCTCTTCCATtacattgtgtgtgtgaatggttacAGCAACCATAGTGAACGGTGACTAATTCCAAAATAACATAGTTCAAGCTTGATAGAAAAGCTTGAAACCAGTTGATGTAAAAGATGTTAATGTACAGGTTATTATATGTTAAATCTGTTTTCAAACCCAGTGACACTCAGTGCACAGCTGTCCTTCAATAAACCTCAATAGTTTCTATTTGAGCGGCTTCTGTGATGTTTATTGACAAGAGAACTATCTTGCTGTTTTCCATTGTTTTATCCCATTGTGTCTTTTCTgcttttaataataatgatgtgaaAAGAGATGGCAGATCtctgttcatgttttgttttacaatCCATAACTGAGTAAACAAATTCTAATAGTGAAGAAAACATTAACTAAAAGTGTAGTGTTCAATGGCACCTCATCTTCCTGGTATTTTAGTCCCTGCATTCCCTCATGATGGTCAAGAGGAGTGTGCAGACATGTGAGAGGCCTGTCAGAAAAAGTTGTTGACGCCAGAACTTTGGAATGTCTGAGGAGGGAAGCAGTCGTACAACTCATGAGTGTAAGCCAGTCATACTGGGTGGAACTACTGAGGGGTGGCTTCCCTTGTTTCCGCCCTTGTGATCCAGTACATT
The genomic region above belongs to Synchiropus splendidus isolate RoL2022-P1 chromosome 19, RoL_Sspl_1.0, whole genome shotgun sequence and contains:
- the LOC128751465 gene encoding RING finger protein 222 translates to MAFSRDPEEARECPVCYEGLSGAERTLSCGHVFCHDCLVKTLVNNDGHIRDTIICPVCRHLTFITKQKEALVSLAAEKSTGDGQTLEVPLPPPPSQQVPSSDASSLATRCLRGVSERIRRQRLISPSHKASQIFIISSQGRPMAEDDALSAVETVVQPPRRRRRRLCTTARCLLVLLSTFTILALVAATLPWILLA